The Fortiea contorta PCC 7126 genome has a segment encoding these proteins:
- a CDS encoding rhomboid family intramembrane serine protease → MFPLYDENQTRITPYITYGLIGMNILVFLHQLSLSSEQLKLFFDLYAVVPKQLTTNFAGEWTTLFTSQFLHGSWWHLISNMLFLWVFGNNIEDRLGHLKYLIFYLACGALAALCQWFIGMNSIIPSLGASGAISGILGAYIIRFPQARIMSLVFLGFFVTTIRIPALVLIGIFFIQNVISGLFSLQAAANMSVETGGVAYWAHIGGFVFGLILAPLFGLFRREY, encoded by the coding sequence GTGTTTCCTCTCTACGACGAAAATCAGACGCGAATCACGCCGTATATCACCTACGGCTTGATTGGCATGAATATTTTAGTTTTTCTTCATCAACTTAGTCTATCGAGTGAACAGCTAAAGCTGTTTTTTGATCTGTATGCAGTAGTACCAAAACAACTAACTACTAACTTTGCTGGTGAATGGACAACACTATTCACATCGCAATTTTTACACGGTAGTTGGTGGCACTTAATCTCCAATATGTTGTTTCTCTGGGTTTTTGGTAACAATATTGAAGACCGCTTGGGTCATCTCAAATATCTAATTTTTTATTTGGCGTGCGGTGCTTTGGCGGCTTTGTGTCAGTGGTTTATTGGAATGAATTCTATCATTCCTTCCTTGGGAGCTAGTGGTGCAATTTCGGGAATCTTGGGTGCATACATTATCCGCTTCCCACAGGCTAGAATCATGAGCTTAGTTTTCTTAGGGTTTTTCGTCACCACTATCAGAATTCCAGCTTTGGTTTTGATTGGAATTTTCTTTATTCAAAATGTCATCTCCGGTTTATTCAGTCTCCAAGCAGCAGCTAACATGAGTGTGGAAACTGGCGGAGTCGCCTACTGGGCACATATCGGTGGCTTTGTTTTTGGTCTAATTCTCGCTCCTTTATTTGGGTTATTTCGACGCGAATATTAA
- a CDS encoding GumC family protein: MTPPIVKRYLIAFEKYKWIGLASCAVVVAGSMVVALQPDPPPVYIADGALTYNRPPVSFSATGSEIQQQGQTLSEEVLLSNQIIETVAMKVNVKPQKIGKNVAISLPKKAEPGKEADASSAVIGLKYKDSNAKLAREILQELMLAMINLSGNINSQRLNAIINKINERLPQVKAELQAAEKKLELYDRRERPAILAAENGSLLGAVTSSQSQQRQIQLTISGLDAQIRSLQDKLGLNVKQASISSALSADLIIANLRSQIYQTESQIALLRKDLRPEHPTMIQLQRQKQASEELLQQRAAEVIGGNGMAAPLANNVQNIRTQSNLDPARQLLANQMVALQTQRETLQQQLAQQIREEVRLRREYSLIPNKQLERSRLEQEVALKKAVYDQMQAKLTDAKTAEAETVTSLSIAKVPSILPLTTKPKSVPITIGVGGFMGLVVGGGVIFLLGALEGTYKTKEDIRENLKQKEVAILGELPMMPIESLDSTAVPAMLSLYSPYLEFYEKFRSNLHRIGGKQLKVVLITSVSSTEGKTASAYNLGIASARAGKRTLIIETDLRSPSCCSSLKLAADPDATIEPLRYYASLSECIRLVPDVENLYIIPSPGPVRQSASVLESSEMHSLIKDARARYDLVILDTSPLSLSNDPLLIQPHSDGIVLVTRPSYTQENMLSEAVDQLMESELGLLGAIINATDIIVSQPQPVLESAEVSR; encoded by the coding sequence ATGACGCCCCCAATTGTTAAACGCTATTTGATTGCTTTTGAAAAATATAAGTGGATTGGACTCGCTAGTTGTGCTGTGGTTGTGGCGGGTTCGATGGTGGTAGCACTACAACCTGATCCACCGCCTGTATATATAGCTGATGGTGCATTGACATATAATCGACCGCCAGTTTCATTTTCTGCAACTGGTAGCGAAATTCAACAGCAAGGACAAACTCTCAGTGAAGAAGTTTTGTTATCGAATCAAATAATTGAAACTGTGGCGATGAAGGTCAATGTTAAGCCACAAAAGATTGGTAAAAATGTAGCAATTAGTCTGCCGAAAAAAGCTGAACCGGGGAAGGAAGCAGATGCTTCATCTGCTGTTATTGGACTTAAATATAAAGATAGTAATGCCAAGTTAGCGAGAGAGATATTGCAAGAATTGATGCTAGCAATGATTAATTTGAGTGGTAATATTAACAGTCAACGATTAAACGCAATTATTAATAAAATTAATGAGCGTTTACCGCAGGTGAAGGCAGAACTGCAAGCAGCAGAAAAGAAACTAGAACTGTACGATCGCAGAGAACGCCCAGCAATATTAGCAGCAGAAAATGGTAGTTTGTTAGGTGCTGTCACTAGTAGCCAAAGTCAGCAAAGACAAATTCAACTCACTATTTCGGGGCTGGATGCTCAAATTCGGAGTTTGCAGGATAAATTGGGCTTAAATGTCAAGCAGGCTTCGATTTCTTCAGCTTTGAGTGCTGATTTGATTATTGCTAATTTGCGATCGCAGATTTATCAAACTGAGTCACAAATCGCTTTACTCAGAAAAGATTTGCGTCCTGAACACCCGACCATGATTCAGTTACAGCGTCAAAAACAAGCTTCTGAAGAATTGTTACAACAACGTGCGGCTGAGGTCATTGGTGGTAATGGGATGGCGGCGCCGTTAGCTAATAATGTGCAGAATATCCGCACTCAAAGCAACTTAGATCCAGCTAGACAACTGCTAGCAAATCAGATGGTGGCTTTGCAAACTCAACGAGAGACACTACAACAACAACTGGCGCAGCAAATTAGAGAAGAAGTGCGATTACGCCGGGAATATTCTCTCATACCTAACAAACAATTGGAGCGATCGCGTTTAGAACAAGAAGTCGCACTGAAAAAAGCTGTCTATGACCAAATGCAAGCTAAACTCACAGATGCCAAAACTGCTGAAGCTGAAACCGTTACTAGTCTCAGTATCGCCAAAGTTCCATCTATTCTCCCGCTCACCACGAAACCGAAGAGTGTACCCATCACCATCGGTGTTGGTGGTTTTATGGGTTTAGTGGTTGGTGGTGGGGTGATATTTTTGTTAGGTGCTTTGGAAGGAACCTACAAAACCAAGGAAGATATCCGGGAGAACCTCAAGCAAAAAGAAGTGGCAATTTTGGGAGAATTACCAATGATGCCAATTGAGAGTCTAGATTCAACTGCTGTACCAGCGATGTTGTCTTTATATTCTCCCTATTTAGAATTTTATGAGAAATTCCGCAGTAATTTACACCGCATTGGTGGTAAACAATTAAAGGTGGTATTGATTACCAGCGTCAGCAGTACCGAAGGGAAAACCGCCAGTGCTTACAACTTGGGAATAGCTTCAGCTCGTGCTGGAAAAAGAACCTTAATTATTGAAACAGATTTGCGATCGCCTTCTTGTTGTTCATCCCTGAAACTGGCTGCTGATCCCGACGCCACCATCGAACCTCTACGCTATTATGCCAGCTTGAGTGAGTGTATTCGCTTAGTTCCTGATGTTGAAAATTTATACATTATTCCTAGTCCTGGCCCAGTGCGCCAATCTGCATCTGTATTGGAATCAAGCGAAATGCACAGCCTGATAAAAGATGCCCGCGCCCGCTATGATTTAGTGATTTTAGATACTAGTCCTCTCAGTTTATCTAATGATCCATTATTAATCCAACCACACAGCGACGGTATAGTCTTGGTGACACGACCAAGCTACACACAAGAAAATATGTTGAGTGAAGCGGTTGATCAATTAATGGAATCTGAATTGGGGTTATTGGGAGCAATCATCAATGCGACTGATATCATTGTTTCCCAACCACAACCAGTTTTAGAATCAGCGGAAGTGTCGAGATAG
- a CDS encoding polysaccharide biosynthesis/export family protein: MFIAFRSHNRAFSILCVVGLQLSTLATTVIQPVVAQTLPSPATSPSNVEPAPLGFNNEISPQLNRYLLGPGDIVDVEIRRPDGAYRLGSGDSISVVVQRFPDLSFQAVINPEGNVTVPLLGTVSLEGLTLLAAQEKVRSLLNRYVINPVLVLSLLKQGQDFSFQTAVNLEGNILVPELGTVSLQGLSLAEAQEKIRLGFSRFLTDPVVVVSLARPRPVQVTVSGEVFRPGIYNISTPTLRVGDAVLTAGGSTTVADLRQIVVRRRLIDGSVISQNIDLYATLQNGKSVPILRLQDGDAVVVPRREVGTDDGYDRNLVSRSTLAVPQIKVRILNYAAGGIINQTLPNGSSFVDALGGVNLNTANLRDIALVRFDPERGQAVTQRLDAKKALGGDASQNVALQDNDVIVVGRNLIGRITNALTTITQPFFNIQSFIRFFDFFTGGSTK, translated from the coding sequence ATGTTTATAGCTTTTAGATCCCATAACCGTGCATTCAGCATTTTGTGTGTTGTTGGTCTTCAGTTAAGCACTTTGGCGACAACGGTAATTCAACCTGTTGTTGCCCAGACTTTACCATCTCCAGCAACATCACCAAGCAATGTAGAACCTGCACCTCTAGGTTTTAATAATGAAATTTCTCCCCAGCTTAACCGCTATCTTTTAGGGCCTGGGGATATAGTTGATGTGGAGATACGGCGCCCTGATGGTGCTTATCGCTTGGGGTCTGGAGATAGCATCAGTGTTGTAGTTCAGCGCTTTCCTGACTTGAGTTTTCAAGCCGTAATTAATCCAGAAGGTAATGTAACTGTACCACTTTTAGGTACAGTGTCATTAGAGGGTTTGACTTTATTAGCAGCACAAGAAAAAGTGCGATCGCTCCTCAATCGTTATGTGATTAATCCGGTCTTAGTTTTATCATTGTTGAAACAGGGTCAGGATTTCAGTTTCCAGACAGCAGTTAATTTAGAAGGCAACATCTTAGTGCCAGAATTAGGCACTGTCTCTCTACAAGGCTTGAGTTTGGCAGAAGCGCAAGAAAAAATTCGCTTGGGTTTCAGTCGCTTCTTGACTGATCCGGTGGTGGTGGTTTCCCTAGCTAGGCCAAGACCGGTGCAAGTAACTGTCAGCGGGGAAGTGTTTCGACCGGGTATTTATAACATTTCTACCCCTACACTGCGTGTGGGTGATGCTGTGCTCACAGCTGGTGGTTCGACAACTGTTGCAGATTTACGACAGATAGTAGTGCGTCGGCGATTAATTGATGGTTCTGTGATTTCACAAAATATCGACTTATATGCGACGTTACAAAATGGTAAATCTGTTCCTATCTTACGGCTGCAAGATGGTGATGCTGTTGTTGTACCACGTCGTGAGGTTGGTACTGATGATGGCTATGATCGCAATTTAGTATCCCGTTCTACTTTAGCTGTACCGCAGATTAAAGTCAGGATTCTCAACTACGCTGCTGGGGGAATTATCAATCAAACTTTACCTAATGGCAGCAGTTTTGTCGATGCTTTGGGAGGCGTTAATCTTAACACCGCCAATCTCCGTGATATTGCTCTAGTACGTTTCGACCCAGAAAGAGGTCAAGCCGTCACCCAGAGGCTTGATGCCAAAAAAGCTTTGGGGGGCGATGCGTCTCAAAATGTGGCGTTGCAAGATAATGATGTTATCGTTGTTGGTCGTAACCTCATCGGTAGAATTACTAATGCTCTGACTACTATCACCCAACCATTTTTCAATATCCAAAGCTTTATTCGTTTCTTTGATTTCTTCACCGGTGGCTCTACAAAATAG
- a CDS encoding cyanoexosortase B system-associated protein, whose translation MISLSKLLKQDKWNQVVVLLLLLLLLGLAGIPGYITGQWEWKQPLPVSTIKELRQIRKMGLSLPGWQTIEQAQPQVGEKKWTLQVIKQQNSQTQAMLLLLPQNSPKDQPEVEWSEINGWGRLRWRKWDIAETRLATFTLKQPTAITVEARYFRASTPQETFAVLQWYALPNGGHPSPLRWFLADQLAQWGKQRTPWVGVSILIPMEPLGQVETVWPLAESLGKTVQSALMTAALENQAK comes from the coding sequence ATGATTTCTTTATCTAAGTTGCTCAAGCAAGACAAATGGAATCAGGTAGTAGTACTGTTGCTATTACTGTTACTCTTAGGTTTGGCAGGAATTCCCGGATACATCACAGGACAATGGGAATGGAAACAACCGCTACCTGTGAGCACTATTAAAGAATTAAGACAAATACGCAAGATGGGGTTAAGCCTTCCTGGTTGGCAAACGATTGAGCAAGCCCAACCACAAGTGGGTGAAAAAAAGTGGACACTACAGGTGATTAAGCAACAAAACTCGCAAACTCAGGCTATGCTGTTGCTTCTACCACAAAACAGTCCCAAGGATCAACCGGAAGTTGAGTGGTCAGAAATTAACGGTTGGGGGAGATTACGTTGGCGAAAATGGGATATAGCCGAAACGCGTCTCGCCACATTCACTCTTAAACAACCAACTGCAATTACAGTAGAAGCTAGATATTTTCGTGCCTCCACACCACAGGAAACCTTTGCTGTATTGCAGTGGTACGCTTTACCTAATGGTGGACACCCGTCACCTCTGCGCTGGTTTTTGGCAGATCAACTTGCACAATGGGGTAAGCAACGGACTCCTTGGGTAGGCGTTAGTATTTTGATACCTATGGAACCTTTGGGACAAGTGGAGACGGTTTGGCCTTTAGCTGAGTCCCTGGGGAAAACGGTACAGAGCGCTTTGATGACGGCTGCTTTGGAGAATCAGGCGAAGTGA
- the crtB gene encoding cyanoexosortase B codes for MTIQLLTKTRKLSQILNLGIFGVFVLLYAPILLHWVDGWLHKNISTEHEYFSHGMIGLPFAIYLTWLKRKQWQRLANKTHFLGATLLLLGGIFYLSGVTEWVNLSLPTILSGLCLWFKGIPGWRLQRFPLLLVFLATPTALPYLIAPYTFPLQSFIASSAGFILNQLGMEVIVDEVNIYVGGKIVEVAPYCAGLKMLLTTIYVSLMLLYWTGSFSVRRIPMWFLSLAIFISIIANIIRNTMLTFFHGTGQTSAFHWLHDSWGGDLYSACMLMLLVPLLNQINSYFAVNLPASESDDTTLSGE; via the coding sequence ATGACGATTCAGTTACTAACAAAAACTCGCAAGCTATCACAAATTTTAAATTTAGGAATCTTTGGAGTTTTCGTACTCCTTTACGCTCCAATACTCTTACACTGGGTAGATGGTTGGTTACACAAAAACATTAGTACAGAACATGAATATTTTAGTCATGGGATGATTGGTTTACCATTTGCTATTTATCTAACTTGGTTAAAGCGAAAACAATGGCAGCGTCTAGCAAATAAGACTCATTTTTTAGGGGCAACTTTATTATTATTGGGGGGAATTTTTTATCTAAGTGGTGTTACCGAATGGGTTAATCTTTCCTTGCCTACTATACTTTCTGGGTTATGTTTATGGTTTAAAGGCATCCCAGGTTGGCGATTACAAAGATTTCCCCTATTGCTAGTATTTTTAGCAACACCAACTGCCTTACCTTATTTAATTGCTCCCTATACTTTTCCTCTGCAAAGTTTTATCGCTAGCTCGGCAGGATTCATCCTTAATCAGTTGGGAATGGAAGTAATTGTTGATGAAGTCAATATCTATGTTGGTGGAAAAATTGTAGAAGTAGCTCCTTATTGTGCCGGGCTAAAAATGTTATTAACAACTATTTATGTCAGCTTAATGTTGCTGTATTGGACTGGGAGTTTTTCTGTACGACGCATCCCCATGTGGTTTTTATCTCTGGCTATTTTCATCAGCATTATTGCCAATATTATTCGGAATACGATGCTGACATTTTTTCACGGAACAGGTCAAACATCTGCTTTTCATTGGTTGCATGACAGTTGGGGTGGCGACCTCTATTCTGCATGTATGTTGATGTTATTAGTACCACTTCTCAATCAGATTAATAGCTATTTCGCGGTCAATTTGCCAGCTTCAGAATCAGATGATACAACGCTTTCAGGTGAATGA
- a CDS encoding DegT/DnrJ/EryC1/StrS family aminotransferase — protein MNQINQGIPFVDLKLQHQSIQTQLEQAIQAVLEQGDFILGQAVSDFEAAFASASGVDYGIGVASGTDAIALGLEACNIGVGDEVILPANTFVATLIGVLRAGAKPVFVDCDPQTALIDLQAAAKAITPQTKAIIPVHLYGQMVSPKQLLDFADTYNLLIFEDAAQAHLAARDGYQAGAVGTAAAFSFYPSKNLGAFGDGGMVLTKDSNIAKKMLLLRNYGSSQKYFHIESGTNSRLDTLQAAVLREKLPYLTKWNSDRYQIAQQYNRELAPLASAGIIPIQNHSGIGHIYHLYVVKIDDSCPLNRQQIQAELSALKIQTGIHYPIPCHLQPAFTNLGYQLGDFPQAEKLAKQILSLPMYPGLSNSQIQAVVTAIASIVSSEPQQLLSV, from the coding sequence ATGAATCAAATAAACCAGGGAATTCCTTTTGTAGACTTGAAGCTACAACATCAGTCAATTCAAACTCAATTAGAGCAGGCTATTCAGGCTGTATTAGAACAGGGAGATTTTATTTTAGGACAAGCAGTATCAGATTTTGAAGCAGCATTTGCATCTGCATCAGGCGTAGATTATGGAATAGGTGTAGCGTCAGGAACAGATGCGATCGCTCTGGGTTTAGAGGCTTGTAATATTGGCGTTGGTGACGAGGTAATTTTACCCGCTAATACTTTTGTGGCAACATTAATTGGAGTGCTGCGTGCGGGGGCTAAACCAGTATTTGTCGATTGCGACCCCCAAACAGCCTTGATTGATTTACAAGCAGCAGCAAAGGCGATTACACCCCAAACTAAAGCAATTATTCCTGTGCATCTTTATGGACAGATGGTATCACCAAAGCAACTATTAGATTTTGCGGATACCTATAATTTGCTAATTTTTGAAGATGCAGCCCAAGCTCATTTAGCAGCAAGAGATGGATATCAAGCGGGTGCGGTAGGAACTGCAGCAGCTTTTAGCTTTTATCCTAGTAAGAATTTAGGAGCATTTGGGGATGGAGGAATGGTATTAACCAAGGACTCTAATATTGCGAAAAAAATGTTGCTTTTGCGGAATTATGGCTCATCGCAAAAGTATTTTCATATCGAATCAGGGACTAATAGTCGCTTGGATACTTTGCAAGCCGCCGTATTACGAGAAAAGCTACCTTATTTGACAAAATGGAATAGCGATCGCTATCAGATTGCTCAACAGTATAATCGAGAATTAGCGCCTCTAGCATCCGCTGGAATTATCCCCATACAAAACCACAGCGGAATAGGGCATATTTATCATCTTTATGTAGTCAAAATTGACGATTCTTGTCCCCTAAATCGCCAGCAAATTCAAGCAGAATTATCAGCATTAAAAATTCAAACTGGTATTCATTACCCAATTCCCTGTCATTTGCAACCAGCATTTACTAATTTGGGTTATCAATTAGGAGATTTTCCCCAAGCAGAAAAGCTAGCTAAACAAATATTATCGTTACCCATGTACCCTGGTTTAAGTAATAGCCAAATTCAAGCAGTGGTAACAGCGATCGCTTCAATTGTTAGTAGTGAACCACAACAATTGTTGTCTGTTTAG